One Dictyoglomus turgidum DSM 6724 DNA window includes the following coding sequences:
- a CDS encoding YerC/YecD family TrpR-related protein, whose product MSYNPKWIDDDIYFLVKALLTLKNEEEVLRFLEDICTITEIKELSQRLKVAKMLYEGKSYEEIERETGTSSATISRVKKFLLYGAEGYKTVLDRLIKKG is encoded by the coding sequence TTGAGTTATAATCCTAAGTGGATAGATGATGATATTTACTTTCTCGTAAAGGCTTTACTTACTCTCAAAAATGAGGAAGAAGTTTTGAGGTTTCTTGAAGACATCTGTACTATCACAGAAATAAAAGAATTATCTCAGAGATTAAAGGTTGCTAAAATGCTATATGAAGGAAAATCTTATGAGGAGATTGAGAGAGAAACAGGAACAAGTTCTGCCACTATAAGCAGAGTCAAAAAGTTTTTGCTTTATGGTGCTGAAGGATATAAAACCGTTTTAGATAGATTAATAAAAAAGGGGTAA
- a CDS encoding ABC transporter ATP-binding protein, whose product MSNNNNILLRVENLKVWFEIRKNILAKPMYVKAVDGVNFELKKGESISLVGESGSGKTTLGRTILRLYEPTDGKIVFEDKDITKADYKELNWYRKETGFVQQDPFGALVPHFTIYRILEEPLLINKIGTPGERREMIFKALEEVKLTPVTDFIGKYPHMISGGQMQRVVIARALIMKPKLVIADEPVSMLDASVRIEILELLRDLQESHHMSMIYITHDLATVRAFSNWIFIMYAGNLVERARTEELLNNPLHPYTKALLSAIPDPDPQNRFKLREVPPGEPPNLINPPSGCRFHPRCQYVMDICKEKEPEEIEVSKEHWVKCWLYKKG is encoded by the coding sequence ATGAGTAACAATAATAATATTTTATTAAGGGTTGAGAACTTAAAAGTTTGGTTTGAAATAAGAAAAAACATTTTAGCAAAGCCCATGTATGTAAAAGCTGTAGATGGGGTAAATTTTGAGCTTAAAAAGGGAGAATCCATATCCTTAGTTGGAGAAAGTGGCTCAGGAAAAACCACCTTAGGAAGAACTATATTAAGACTATATGAACCCACAGATGGAAAAATTGTCTTTGAAGACAAAGATATAACAAAAGCTGATTACAAAGAGCTAAATTGGTATCGAAAGGAAACTGGATTTGTTCAGCAAGATCCTTTTGGTGCTTTAGTTCCCCATTTTACCATATATAGAATTTTAGAAGAACCTCTTTTAATAAACAAAATTGGAACTCCCGGAGAAAGAAGAGAAATGATCTTCAAAGCTTTAGAGGAAGTTAAGCTTACACCAGTAACCGATTTTATTGGAAAATATCCTCACATGATATCAGGGGGGCAAATGCAAAGGGTGGTCATAGCAAGAGCATTAATTATGAAACCAAAACTTGTAATAGCAGATGAACCAGTATCCATGCTTGATGCCTCGGTAAGGATAGAGATCCTTGAACTCCTAAGAGATCTTCAAGAAAGCCACCATATGAGTATGATATATATCACCCATGACCTTGCTACAGTAAGAGCTTTCTCAAACTGGATCTTCATAATGTATGCAGGAAATTTAGTAGAAAGAGCAAGAACAGAAGAATTATTAAATAATCCATTGCATCCTTATACAAAAGCCCTTCTTTCTGCAATACCAGATCCTGATCCTCAAAACCGCTTCAAACTAAGGGAAGTTCCACCAGGAGAGCCACCAAACCTAATTAATCCACCATCAGGGTGCAGATTTCATCCTCGTTGTCAATATGTTATGGATATATGTAAAGAGAAAGAACCAGAAGAGATTGAAGTATCAAAAGAACACTGGGTTAAATGTTGGTTATATAAAAAGGGGTAA
- the aroF gene encoding 3-deoxy-7-phosphoheptulonate synthase: protein MIIVLKSGATEEDIQKVIDKLKEYNYGAHISRGENKVVIGAIGEKRMEEKILIMEQISSFPFVEQVIPILTPYKLVTKEFNPQGTRIKVNQVEIGNEEIVVMAGPCAVESREQLREIAGFVKEVGAKVLRGGVFKPRTSPYSFQGLGIEGLKLLYEVKNEFDIPVITEVMDPRDLDIVAEYVDIIQIGARNMQNFTLLKEVGKLRKPVLLKRGLSATLEEFLFAAEYILLGGNSEVILCERGIRTFSDFSRNTLDLSIIPALKEKTHLPVFVDPSHGTGNYRYVPSMAKAAIAAGADGLIIEVHPHPEKALSDGPQSLTFSDFRRLMNELKAIASAVGRRL, encoded by the coding sequence ATGATTATTGTGCTTAAGTCTGGTGCTACTGAGGAGGATATACAAAAAGTAATAGATAAATTAAAGGAATATAATTATGGGGCTCATATATCAAGAGGGGAAAATAAAGTTGTCATAGGGGCAATTGGTGAGAAAAGAATGGAAGAAAAGATTCTTATAATGGAGCAGATAAGCTCTTTTCCTTTTGTAGAGCAAGTTATTCCTATTTTAACACCTTATAAATTAGTTACAAAGGAATTTAACCCTCAGGGGACTAGGATAAAAGTAAACCAAGTAGAAATTGGAAATGAAGAGATAGTTGTCATGGCCGGACCTTGTGCCGTAGAAAGCAGAGAACAACTTCGTGAGATTGCAGGATTTGTTAAAGAAGTAGGAGCTAAGGTTTTAAGAGGAGGGGTATTTAAGCCTCGTACATCTCCTTATAGTTTCCAAGGATTAGGAATAGAAGGGTTAAAGCTCCTTTATGAAGTAAAAAATGAGTTTGATATACCTGTAATAACAGAGGTTATGGATCCAAGAGATTTGGACATAGTTGCAGAATATGTAGACATTATCCAAATAGGGGCAAGAAATATGCAGAACTTTACTTTATTAAAGGAGGTTGGAAAATTAAGAAAACCAGTTCTTCTTAAGAGAGGGCTTTCGGCAACTTTAGAGGAATTCTTGTTTGCAGCAGAGTATATTTTGCTCGGAGGAAATTCTGAAGTTATCCTTTGTGAAAGAGGAATAAGAACTTTTTCTGATTTTTCTAGAAATACTTTAGATCTTTCTATTATTCCTGCCTTAAAGGAGAAGACGCACCTTCCAGTATTTGTAGATCCGAGTCATGGTACTGGAAATTATAGGTATGTACCCAGTATGGCAAAGGCTGCTATTGCTGCAGGGGCAGATGGATTAATAATAGAAGTACACCCACATCCTGAGAAAGCTCTTTCTGATGGACCCCAATCTCTTACCTTTTCTGATTTTAGAAGGTTAATGAATGAATTGAAAGCTATAGCGAGTGCTGTAGGGAGAAGGTTATGA
- a CDS encoding prephenate dehydrogenase, giving the protein MIIGIVGLGLIGTSLALSLKKGFGDLYLWGVDNDCEVLGYLSEKKIFDVLEKRLDRFKDLIRETDCVFISVHPSSVMDVVKNIESYVKEGVIITDTASTKSKIMSYVNNDEFLRKIFIGGHPLAGREISGPLGAVDNLFDGKIYFLCPAIEVSKEKIGSLEKLLKKINATPLIIDPEVHDEILAFTSHLPQIIAYLLSYVAINENNIDFFGSGFKDITRIAKSDYNLWVDIVKENNIKIKKALGEFEKTLRDLVEKLEKEDFVSIEKLFKESKEKRLKLRD; this is encoded by the coding sequence ATGATAATAGGTATTGTAGGACTCGGATTAATAGGTACTTCCTTAGCCCTTTCCCTTAAAAAAGGATTTGGTGATCTTTATCTTTGGGGGGTGGATAATGATTGTGAAGTTTTAGGGTATCTCTCAGAAAAAAAGATCTTTGATGTCTTAGAAAAAAGATTAGATCGTTTTAAAGATCTAATTAGGGAGACAGATTGTGTATTTATATCTGTACATCCTTCGTCAGTCATGGATGTGGTTAAGAATATTGAAAGCTATGTAAAGGAAGGAGTCATTATAACTGATACGGCAAGTACAAAATCTAAAATTATGAGTTATGTAAATAATGATGAATTTTTAAGAAAGATTTTTATAGGGGGGCATCCCCTTGCAGGAAGAGAGATATCGGGCCCTTTAGGGGCTGTGGATAATCTTTTCGACGGAAAGATTTATTTCTTATGTCCTGCTATAGAAGTTTCTAAGGAGAAAATTGGGAGTTTAGAAAAGCTACTAAAGAAAATAAATGCAACTCCTCTTATTATTGATCCTGAGGTGCATGATGAAATTCTTGCTTTTACAAGTCATCTTCCTCAAATTATTGCTTATTTGTTATCTTATGTAGCTATAAATGAAAATAACATAGACTTTTTTGGAAGTGGGTTTAAAGATATAACAAGAATAGCCAAAAGTGATTATAATTTATGGGTTGATATTGTGAAAGAGAATAATATAAAAATAAAGAAAGCTTTAGGCGAATTTGAGAAGACTTTAAGAGATCTAGTTGAAAAATTAGAAAAGGAGGATTTTGTAAGTATAGAAAAATTATTCAAAGAATCTAAAGAAAAAAGGTTAAAGTTGAGGGATTAA
- the aroA gene encoding 3-phosphoshikimate 1-carboxyvinyltransferase, giving the protein MGKLMIKKSRSLMGEIKIPGDKSISHRALIFSSMGEGESIIKNFLFSQDCISTMNCLRALGTSIEICENVIKVKGNGINGFREPENVLDAGNSGTTIRLFTGLLSGLPGIFSVITGDDSLRRRPMKRVVEPLLGMGAKIWGRNGGNNPPLAIKGEKLKGRDHTLSVASAQVKSALLIAGLLADGETSVTEPSLSRDHTERIFQYLGLPLIRNGLTLKTHGIEGFKNKDFNIPGDFSSAAFIIAAGLLVEGSKIVIKNVGINPTRIGMLSVLKEAGAKIQILNQWEEGGEPIGDLIVEFSILESFEVRGEIVPKLIDEVPILAIIATQAKGKSVFKDVGELKVKESDRIKAVVDGINKMGGKAEIIDEGFAVYGPTKLNGNEIETYNDHRIAMSFAIAGLLADGETIVESNSISISFPNFGETIKKLGGNIIEL; this is encoded by the coding sequence ATGGGAAAATTGATGATTAAGAAAAGTAGGAGTTTAATGGGAGAGATAAAGATTCCTGGAGACAAATCTATCTCTCATAGAGCTTTAATATTTTCCTCTATGGGTGAAGGGGAAAGTATTATAAAGAATTTTCTTTTCTCTCAGGATTGTATTTCTACAATGAACTGTTTAAGAGCTCTTGGAACAAGTATTGAAATCTGTGAGAATGTGATCAAAGTGAAAGGAAATGGCATAAATGGATTTAGAGAGCCTGAAAATGTTCTGGATGCTGGAAATTCAGGGACTACTATTAGACTATTTACTGGCCTTTTAAGTGGCCTTCCGGGAATATTCTCGGTAATCACGGGAGATGATTCTTTAAGAAGAAGACCAATGAAGAGGGTTGTGGAACCTCTTTTAGGGATGGGAGCAAAGATATGGGGAAGAAACGGTGGTAATAATCCTCCTCTTGCTATAAAAGGAGAAAAACTCAAAGGAAGAGATCATACATTGAGTGTAGCAAGCGCTCAAGTAAAATCTGCACTGCTTATTGCGGGTCTTCTTGCTGATGGGGAAACTTCTGTTACAGAACCATCTTTATCAAGGGATCATACCGAGCGAATATTTCAATATTTGGGATTACCTCTTATAAGAAATGGTTTGACATTAAAGACTCATGGTATAGAAGGCTTTAAAAATAAAGATTTTAACATTCCTGGAGATTTCTCTTCGGCAGCTTTTATTATTGCTGCAGGACTATTAGTAGAAGGATCTAAGATTGTTATTAAAAATGTTGGGATTAATCCGACAAGAATAGGCATGTTAAGTGTACTTAAAGAAGCTGGTGCCAAAATTCAGATTCTTAATCAGTGGGAAGAAGGGGGAGAGCCTATTGGGGATTTAATAGTAGAATTCTCAATATTAGAATCCTTTGAGGTAAGGGGAGAGATTGTACCAAAGCTTATTGACGAAGTTCCTATTTTGGCAATAATAGCAACTCAAGCAAAAGGAAAGAGTGTTTTTAAAGACGTAGGAGAATTGAAAGTGAAGGAGTCTGATAGAATTAAGGCAGTGGTTGATGGAATAAATAAAATGGGGGGAAAGGCAGAGATAATTGATGAGGGATTTGCAGTATATGGTCCTACAAAATTAAATGGAAATGAAATAGAAACCTATAATGATCATAGAATTGCTATGTCTTTTGCTATTGCAGGACTTCTTGCTGACGGAGAAACGATAGTAGAGAGTAATAGTATAAGTATATCTTTTCCAAATTTTGGTGAGACTATCAAAAAATTAGGGGGGAATATTATTGAGTTATAA